DNA sequence from the Oncorhynchus clarkii lewisi isolate Uvic-CL-2024 chromosome 9, UVic_Ocla_1.0, whole genome shotgun sequence genome:
GATATATAACCAACAGGTTCTAGAATACACTGATATATAACCAACAGGTTCTAGAATACACTGATCTATAACCAACAGGTTCAAGAATACACTGATCTATAACCAACAGGTTCTAGAATACACTGGTCTAGAATACACTGATctacgtctgtcacgtgctcagtgtgaacctgctttcatctgtgaagagcacagggcgccagcggcgaatttgccaatcttggtgttctctggcaaatgccaaacgtcctgcacggtgttgggctgtaagcacaacccccacctgtggacatcgggccctcataacaccctcatggagtctgtttctgaccgtttgagcagacacatgcacatttgtggcctgctggaggtcattttgcagggctctggcagtgctccttctgctcctctttgcacaaaggcggaggtatcatcctgctgctgggttgttgccctcctacggcctcctccacgtctcctgatgtactggtctgtctcctggtagcgcctccatgctctggacactaagctgacagacacagcaaaccttcttgccacagctcgcattgatgttccatcctggatgagctgcactacctgagccacttgtgtgggttgtagactccgtctcatgctaccactagagtgaaagcaccgccagcattcaaaagtgaccaaaacatcagccagtaagcataggaactgagaagtggtctgtggtcaccacctgcagaaccactcctttattgggggtgtcttgctaattgcctatgatttccacctgttgtctattccatttgcacaacagcatgtgaaatttattgtcaatcagtgttgcttcctaagtggaaagtttgatttcacagaagtgtgattgacttggagttacattgtgttgtttaagtgttccctttatttttttgagcagtgtaatatatatatatatatatatatatatatatatatatatatatatatatatatatatatatatatatatatatatatatatataaaacctaTCGAATCTATATACagttggaagtcggaagtttacatacacttaggttgaagtcattagaactcgtttttcaaccactccacacatttcttgtttacaaattatagttttggcaagtcggttaggacatctacttggtgcatgacacaagtcatttttccaactattgtttacagacagattatttcacttataattcactgcatcacattcccagtgggtcagaagtttacatacacaaagttgactgtgcctttaaacagcttggaaaattccagaaaattatgtcatggctttagtagctcctgataggctaattgacataatttgagtcaattggaggtgtacctgtaatgtatttcaaggcctaccttcaaactcagtgcctctttgcttgacatcatgggaaaatcaaaagaaatcagccacaacctcagaaaaaaattgtagacccaCAAGTTTGGCTCATCCTTCAAACGCCtaaaaggtaccacgttcatctgtacaaacaatagtacgcaaatataaacaccatgggaccacgcagccatcataccgctcaggaaggagacgcgttctgtctcctagggatgaatgtggtgcgaaaagtgcaaatcaatcccagaacagcaaaggaccttgtgaagatgctggaggaaacaggtacaaaagtctctatatccacagtaaaacgagtcctatattgacgtaacctgaaaggccgctcagcaaggaagaagccactgctccaaaaccggcataaaaatccagactacggtttgcaactgcacatggggacaaatatcgtactttttggagaaatgtcctctgacatgaaacaaaaatagaactgtttggccataatgaccatcgttatgtttggaggaaaaaggggaggcttgcaagccaaagaacatcatcccaaccatgaagcacaggggtggcagcatcatgttgtgagggtgctttgctgcaggagggactggtgcacttcacaaaatagatggcatcatgaggtaggaaaattatgtggatatattgaagcaacagctcaagacatcagtcagaaagttaaagcttagtcacaaatgggtcttccaaatggacaatgaccccaagcatacttctaaagttgtgtcaaaatggcttaaggataacaaagtcaaggtattggagtggccatcacaacgccctgacctcaatcctatagaaaatctgtgggcagaactgaaaaagcgtgtgtgagcaaggaggcctacacagcTGACTCAGTTCTAACAGCTCTGtcaagagaaatgggccaaaattcccccaacttattgtggaaggctacccgtaacatttgacccaagttaaacaacttaaaggcaatgctaccaaatactaattgagtgtatgtaaacttctgaaccactgggaatgtgatgaaagaaataaaagctgaaataaatcactattattctgacatttcacattcttaaaacagtggtgatcctaactgacctaagacagggaatttttattaggattaaatgtcaggaattgtgaaaaacgaagtttaaatgtatttggctaaggtgtatgtaaacttccgacttcaactgtatgtatactgtagctaagtaaTAAGCGTATGTTGTGTAGTTGCCCATGTGcctctaataatttggtccctttctcTTTCATAACTTACCCTACTGTTCTGATTTGGTGGTGCACATTTAGCCTacagcctgttttagagaaatgtaatcattgacaattgtaagagctttcattggtCTCCTTATAGTCCTCCTtaatttatcctatggttctgacttggtgtacagggagaacactaagaatggcccatgtgaattctgtcactgtacatttcaaaagggcTGAACAGATAGTTATGACTACATCCATTTTAGCTCGCTCATTGTCGTAATAAAAATGACAGATTTCCTCATCATTGTTCCATTATGCCAGAGTATGCATGTAaactggtgtgaaatggctagctagttagcggggtgcgcgctaatagcgtttcaatcgggtgacgtcactcactctgagaccttgaaatagttgttccccttgctctgcaagggccgtggcttttgtggagcgatgcttcgagggtggctgttgtcgatgtgtgcagagggtccctggttcgagcccaggtagggacgGAAGCGGAACTGTTACATGAACAGCTTAAATTGTTAGAAACCACATGTTTAATAAGTCTGACATATTagctttatttttttaataaggcAGTAAACGAGGCTGAAtaaactgtttcgctgccagacaaggctcagctGAAAGCCAGGTGAGGATTCACGCCACGAAGCTGAAAGGAAACCCTTGCtgctgggacagctttatgtaggccctaacagtttgtgggaacCGTTATAGtgctgggacagctttatgtaggcacctaacagtttgtgggaacCGTTATAGTGCTGGGACAGCTTTTTGTAggacctaacagtttgtgggaacCGTTATAGtgctgggacagctttatgtaggacctaacagtttgtgggaaccgttatagtgcaattaatgtattgtttagtggcATGCATAATGACAAGTGGATTTTGCACCCCTAGACGGCTGAAAAATGACCAATCCTCAGGTGGACGATTCATGCACTTTGCTAACTCAAGATAACTGCCCGTTACAAATCTGCTGTGCTGGCTCTATGCAGTCACCTCACAAGATACAATTCTCATTAGTGGTAAAGTCTCACTTGGCTGTACGGTCCAAGGAAGTCAGGATACTTAATAAGGGAACGTCCAAAAAGGCCGCAGCATGGCAGGAATGGACTGCGAGGCACCATTTTGTGTGTTTACTCTGTACTTAGCAGAAGGTCAAATGTTTTGTATTTCAGAGCCACAACGGTCACATAAAAAGATAGCAGACTGCATGCATAGTGATGGCCCGGTCGGTAGCGGACTGCATGCATAGTGATGGCCCGGTCGGTAGCAGACTGCATGCATAGGGACGGCCCGGTCGGTAGCGGACTGCATGCATAGTGACGGCCCGGTCGGTAGCGGACTGCATGCATAGTGACGGCCCGGTCGGTAGCAGACTGCATGCATAGTGACGGCCCGGTCGGTAGCAGACTGCATGCATAGTGACGGCCCGGTCGGTAGCGGACTGCATGCATAGTGACGGCCCGGTCGGTAGCAGACTGCATTGCATAGTGACGGCCCGGTCGGTAGCAGACTGCATTGCATAGTGACGGCCCGGTCGGTATTTCCAGTATTTCAAAAGCGATAAATTCCATTGACAGTAACAAAGTCAAGCTGCTTGACTACCTGTACTGGACTTCTGGAAGTCACAGCGTGACCAAATGGACAAGATAACAGAAGTTGTATGTGTGCACCaagtacaaaaaaaaatatatatatagtttctCATTTTATTTTTAGtcatagaaaaaaaaaaaaaaatacaaaaagttaATTGGCAGCCTGTCTTACTAAGACAAACAAATCATTGTTCCAATACCCATAACGCTTAGCGAGTAGCAGAGTGACTGACATTCATTCTACATAGTTTGCTAACGTGGATGTTGGGAACGTTGTTACAGCCTAAACAGCACCCGATATAGTGAATTACTTTTGACCATAACCCAAATGGGCTTCGGTCAATAGTAGTGGACAgaatgctatttgggatgcagccatagTGTATGGTTAAAGGGGGAGGGTCTGTTCCAATACCTACGCTAGCATACTACATTGTATGCCTGATACATTGCTTCATACTTTCTCTGTAGTGTGGAGGATGGAAGAGAATTAAAAgggtttagggggggggggggggggggtggaaagcAGCCTCCCATCTCCTAGCGTTGGTCCCTTCTTGCCTCAGGAGGGGGGTGGACTCGCCGACTCGGACCTCTCGACGTCGCTGACCTGCCTCTTCATCACCATCTCCCTGGCAACGCAGGTCACCTGGCCGTTGGTCAGAGTCATGGCCGCCGTCctggaaaagaggaggagaggttgagagagaaaataaaaaataaaaaaagatccaGGGTTGTATTCAACAGGGTGCAACTTGCTTAGTGTTACAAAAATTAAAAATGCCATGATTACTTCTTACTCTGTGCCAGAAAGGCATGTCTGTTGTAGGGAGGTAGTATTCAGGAAGCAAGACAACGCCCTAATAAGGCTACAGAGAGTTCACCCTGTACGACCGTTGAAAAAAGTTTTGCAACACTTTATAAAAAAGAACTGGTTCTTTGGGATTGTCAAATGGAGGTGACAGACCGTATCCTTACTGCTTCTAGAGTGAagtcaggtagcctgtttctctCCCACTACGACAGCCAGTTGCTGGTCAGCCTGTTTCTCTCCCACTACGACAGCCAGTTGCTGGTCAGCCTGTTTCTCTCCCACTACGACAGCCAGTTGCTGGTCAGCCTGTTTCTCTCCAACTACGACAGCCAGTTGCTGGTCAGCCTGTTTCTCTCCCACTACGACAGCCAGTTGCTGGTCAGCCTGTTGCCCCCCACGACAGCCAGTTGCTGGTCAGGCTGTTTCTCCCCAACTACGACAGCCAGTTGCTGGTCAGGCTGTTTCTCTCCCACTACGACAGCCAGTTGCTGGTCAGCCTGTTTCTCTCCCACTACGACAGCCAGTTGCTGGTCAGCCTGTTTCTCTCCCACTACGACAGCCAGTTGCTGGTCAGCCTGTTTCTCTCCAACTACGACAGCCAGTTGCTGGTCAGCCTGTTTCTCTCCCACTACGACAGCCAGTTGCTGGTCAGCCTGTTGCCCCCCACGACAGCCAGTTGCTGGTCAGGCTGTTTCTCCCCAACTACGACAGCCAGTTGCTGGTCAGGCTGTTTCTCCCCAACTACGACAGCCAGTTGCTGGTCAGGCTGTTTCTCCCCAACTACGACAGCCAGTTGCTGGTCAGGCTGTTTCTCTCCCACTACGACAGCCAGTTGCTGGTCAGCCTGTTTCTCTCCCACTACGACAGCCAGTTGCTGGTCAGCCTGTTTCTCTCCCACTACGACAGCCAGTTGCTGGTCAGCCTGTTTCTCTCCCACTACGACAGCCAGTTGCTGGTCAGCCTGTTTCTCTCCCACTACGACAGCCAGTTGCTGGTCAGCCTGTTTCTCTCCCACTACGACAGCCAGTTACCGGTCAGCCTGTTTCTCTCCCACTACGACAGCCAGTTGCTGGTCAGCCTGTTGCCCCCCACGACAGCCAGTTGCTGGTCAGCCTGTTTCTCTCCATGACAGGCAGTTCAAACACCACACTTCTCCCCTAGTCTACTTACTTCTGCTGGGCCTCCTCCGTCAGAGTGGTCATTCCTGGCTGGTTCTGCTTCCCAAAGAAGAAGCTGGACCACCAATGTCCCGAGTCTTGTTTTGGCAGACCTAGGAACAGATTAGGACAAGGTCAAAACACTACAAAAAGGTCTCACGTCAGAGGGTTTACTGCACAGAACAGGAATTCTGGAGTAATGACTGAATGTACAGTAAATTGTTCCCAGGTTTCAACAGGTCATTGCTCAAAATGCCACGTCACATTAAAAACAATTGCAGTTCATCACTTTAGCTAATAGATCACAAGTCAACTGACTGAGCTAGGGTGACCACATTTAAAAATATCCAAATGTACGACAACAGGATGATTTTGCGGGACAATGTAGCCTACatgaataaaaaacattttttttataaaaaaaagatGCCACCATCAAATTGCAATGTCTGCCTATGCCCACACTATGCCCACACTATGCCCACACATTGTCTCACTCAAGCACACTTTACATTTGTAATAACCTCAAACACCAAGTTAGGCATACCCAATTTCAAAAATAGGCCATGGCATCGTCAATGATGGTTCATATTTTACCAGTGAAATGACCGAACTGTCTGCATGCCAATCATTTGAGCTgtttcatgggaatatgcatttagTTCTTGAATGACTTTATTTTGTGAGCAGGTTGGCAAAACTATATAGCCTTTGTGTATTTTGACTCAAATTACAGTATTCTGCCTAGTGCTGTGTGCACTGTTGAGTTTtgatcattttttgggggggactatTTCAGCAAACCATCCTTTAAAAATGACAACTGTGTTTTTGGTGTAACAGTAACATGCTATTATAGTTAGTTGTGTTATATAGAATACTAAATCATTAAAAtcattaaaaagtaaaaaaaaaataaaaaaaagattcaGCTTTTAGCCAACGTTACTAAACAAGCACCACTGAGAAGCTGTCAAGAGATGCGCCGCGGAACCCAACGACAGCACTAATTGACGCCGAGACGAGAGACCACATGCATGGCCGTTATGAAAGTCGTAATATTTGGCCGAGGATACATTCCCTGAGACCACAAACAAATGTAAGACGTTTTGCCATCCCCCCTTTTTCAGTATCTCGAACGATCATCCAATTGTTGAAAATAGGTTCATCGCTCGAGGCTTTGATCAGTGTACACTAGTGACACCTGCTGGTCAAAATAATTTAGAGCAGCTAAATTATAGATGACGTCCCACCCCCAGTAGCGAGTGCACAGATTCTGTCTTCTACCAAACAGGTGGTTGTTTAAAGAAAGAAAAAGTCTGACAGCATTGGTCACGTGCTTCTGATAAAGTGAAACAGGCATCAGCACACCGATTCGAAGTAAAATGCTTAGCTCCAGTATCAAATCTAACATCACTTCTAATGAGCAACGAGAGCCTCACAAGTTAAGAAATGACCTTCCAGCCTAATATTTGTAGCTCTTCATCGGAAGCACACATTCTGTAAGTAATTAGGCCCAACTCTCCTCCAAGTTCAGCCCGAAAGGATTTGAGAAATATGATTGTTAAACataggcctaatcgcccaaacaTCACTAGTAGCTTCAGTGGTGTTAGGACTGTCCCCGCACAACCCGGGACAcgtggtcaccccccccccccccccccccccccccccccacacacacacacacacacacacacacacacagttggctGTGTGACTACCTTGAGCTGTGATTTCTCCAGCCCATTACCCCATGGAAATGTGCGTTTGACTTCATAATCGTAGGATGTAATTACATAGCCAACTGTACACAAGACACCATTACAGTTCAATGGGGACTGTTCTACCTCAAGAGTCCTGTGAACGTTCATGTGCACAATAATCATTGCGCCCATTCAGAGGGTAAGAAAACAGTAGGCTAAATGAACATCTTACGAAACAGAAATGCCTAAGCGGTTGCAGTAAACCCGTGCAGGGAAGATGATAACCTTAACAATAATTGCTAGCGTAAGATGGACTGTATGAGTTCCCACAAAACACATTTAAAGCAACAGCAAACATTTAAAACAAGAGAACAACGCGCTCGTCACTGTCGGGTTAGTTGAGATGCGTTTATCAATCAAATTGatgtataaagcccttcttacgtcagcttatgtcacaaagtgctgtacagaaaacccCAGCTTAAAACAAGCAACGCAGGTGTAGAAGCTCAGGTTGAGTCCTCACCACTAATCATTTAAACAAATTCCTAAAACACAAGCTTCATAAGTCAATTATAACTGTCAAGCCATTTTTGACATACCAAAAGACCAGTAGGTCTATGCTAGTAAAGTGTTGCTTGCTGCCACCTTGCAGGTGAGCTGTAAAGTAAACTGTATATCCTTGATCAAAACTATTTTTTGGTGCAGCATATTTCTGGTGGCAATAATACTCCTGCCCTAACATGTGACATTTTGCACTTGATTGTGTACCTGGATGATGATTTGGAATGATTTCCCCGCTGTTCTCTGAGCTGCCAcaggagctgctgctgctgctggaggTGGAGCCGATGCGCCCTGGGAAAAACAAACACAATAGTAACGTGAAGGTTACTAGGGTTAGACAGGGCGAGAGGACAACGCTATAAAAATACAAACACCCTCACAAGCTCTTTCCCGGGATATTAAATCACAGAATCCATCCATAATCTCGTCACCGTATCAGGATAGGACAATAGAACGCAACCCACTCATGACCAGGAGGTGAGATCCCAACAACTTCATACGGTTGTCTCAAGAGAATCCACTCTGTCATAGTCTAGGGTTAGACAGGGCaaaacaagcccccccccccccccaccacctaaTACACAGAAACCACTCCGTCATAGTCTAGGGTTAGACAGGGCAAAACAAGCCGCCCCCCCGCCACCACCTAATACACAGAAACCACTCCGTCATAGTCTAGGGTTAGACAGGGCAAAACAAGCCGCCCCCCCGCCACCACCTAATACACAGAAACCACTCCGTCATAGTCTAGGGTTAGACAGGGCAAAACAAGCCCCCCCACCACCTAATACACAGAAACCACTCCGTCATAGTCTAGGGTTAGACAGAGCaaaacaagcccccccccccaccacctaaTACACAGAAACCACTCCGTCATAGTCTAGGGTTAGACAGGGCaaaacaagccccccccccccaccacctaaTACACAGAAACCACTCCGTCATAGTCTAGGGTTAGACAGGGCaaaacaagccccccccccccccccccccaccacctaaTACACAGAAACCACTCCATCATTGTCTAGGGTTAGACAGGGCaaaacaagcccccccccccaccaccacctaaTACAAGAGAAACCAGTCCTGTCCGTCACATAAGGCAGGATTTCCTCAAACTCGTTCCTGGGGCCACGTTTTGGAATTTGCCCCAGATTACCAACTCATCCAGCTTTGATTATCTGAATCAGCTGTAGTCACAGGGcagaaaacaaaatgtgcaccgaggggagggggggggggaaatcctGACACGGTATAGGCAAGAGAGAAGACTAGCATGAGTTACACATATCTGTTTGTGCAGACTTGTCAACTCCTTGTCATGTTTGGTGTAACAGTGACATCACGGTTGGCAAGATAGCacaaacagttctgggacagttGGGCTAAGTTCAGGGGATATGAGGTCTTGAGAACACACTTCTGTCGAAGGCAGAAGTGAATCATCATAACTTATAAAATCTTtctgaagatttttttttttttttttatatattttttttaaatcacagagCTTGATTGATTTAGGGCCTGAGGGCTAAGTCTGTGAAGATATGACCCTGCCCAAGAGCTACTCACTTCGGTGGTAGTCATGGGTTGCCACAAGAGAACCGCCTGCGTTGATCGCTGCCATTCTCACGAACTTGTTGAGTCATGCGTTAGAAACCCTGGAAGGAAGGACGTTTGAGTCAGACACATTGG
Encoded proteins:
- the LOC139416952 gene encoding pancreatic progenitor cell differentiation and proliferation factor B-like; its protein translation is MAAINAGGSLVATHDYHRRRIGSTSSSSSSSCGSSENSGEIIPNHHPGLPKQDSGHWWSSFFFGKQNQPGMTTLTEEAQQKTAAMTLTNGQVTCVAREMVMKRQVSDVERSESASPPPS